The Chryseobacterium aureum genome contains a region encoding:
- a CDS encoding TIGR03915 family putative DNA repair protein → MTTLLYDGSFDGLLTAIFEVFEYRYNEVEIANKERFHQENIFAEIHEVITQTDKSERVLNKLEQNIGKQGVYKLLKVFLSEDPELENLILSAVKQSVKHPKDNILENFADSDILKISKICKSVDRERHRMTAFVRFEKMQDGVFFSKIDPDFNVLPLIRKHFKDRYQDQKWMIYDLRRNYGLLYDLETCEFFYPDEKIDIRNYQQKFHDEEKRYQVLWQRYFTKTNIVERKNIKLHIQHVPKRYWKYLTEKW, encoded by the coding sequence ATGACAACCCTACTCTACGATGGAAGTTTTGATGGCCTTTTGACTGCCATATTTGAAGTTTTCGAATACCGTTATAATGAGGTGGAAATTGCAAATAAAGAAAGGTTTCATCAGGAAAATATTTTTGCAGAAATTCATGAAGTCATTACACAGACAGACAAGTCTGAAAGGGTTCTGAATAAACTGGAGCAGAATATTGGGAAGCAGGGCGTTTACAAACTTTTAAAAGTTTTTTTATCTGAAGATCCGGAGCTGGAAAACCTCATCTTATCTGCGGTAAAGCAGTCAGTAAAACATCCGAAAGATAATATACTTGAAAATTTCGCTGATTCTGATATTTTAAAAATTTCAAAAATATGCAAATCGGTAGACCGTGAAAGACACCGGATGACAGCTTTTGTCCGTTTTGAGAAAATGCAGGATGGTGTTTTTTTCTCCAAAATAGATCCAGACTTCAATGTGCTCCCATTAATCAGAAAGCATTTTAAAGACCGGTATCAGGATCAGAAATGGATGATCTACGACCTTCGAAGAAACTACGGTCTTCTTTATGATCTGGAAACCTGCGAATTCTTCTACCCTGACGAAAAGATTGATATCCGTAATTATCAGCAAAAATTTCATGATGAAGAGAAAAGGTACCAGGTACTGTGGCAGCGTTATTTCACAAAAACCAATATTGTAGAAAGAAAAAATATAAAACTCCATATTCAGCATGTTCCGAAAAGATACTGGAAATATCTGACAGAAAAATGGTAA
- a CDS encoding DNA alkylation repair protein, whose translation MTEKRKGARSIKDIPPDILEQLNRGEIETANLTEWLAVDQRRLLENLLLQNNRAHYLKPILENVDRLKKQTVNTVNETIGMGLLHLAVQNTDDEFLQKLPTHPADLVRCWAAYTIGRNPDLPLKEKLKRIQLFAADSHFGVREICWMTVRPDISRNLDESLSVLSEWTRHNNENVRRFASESTRPRGVWCEHIDALKQNPGLGLKILEPLRSDSSRYVQDSVGNWLNDASKSQPEFVVEICDEWLRESPTKETQYIIKKALRTLRK comes from the coding sequence ATGACAGAAAAACGAAAAGGTGCCCGCTCTATTAAAGATATTCCACCGGATATTTTAGAACAGCTGAACAGAGGCGAAATTGAAACCGCCAATCTTACAGAATGGCTGGCAGTAGATCAAAGGCGGCTGCTGGAAAACCTATTATTGCAGAATAACCGTGCACATTATCTGAAACCTATTCTGGAAAATGTAGATCGGCTGAAAAAGCAAACGGTAAATACGGTTAATGAAACCATAGGGATGGGCCTGCTGCATCTGGCAGTACAAAATACAGATGATGAATTTCTCCAGAAGCTGCCCACCCATCCGGCAGATCTGGTACGCTGCTGGGCAGCTTATACCATTGGACGGAACCCTGATTTACCGCTTAAAGAAAAATTAAAGAGAATTCAGTTATTTGCTGCGGATTCTCATTTTGGAGTGAGAGAAATCTGCTGGATGACAGTACGCCCGGATATTTCCAGAAACTTAGATGAAAGTTTATCTGTTTTATCAGAATGGACAAGGCATAACAATGAGAATGTAAGACGTTTTGCCAGCGAATCTACAAGACCGAGAGGAGTCTGGTGTGAGCATATTGATGCTTTAAAACAAAATCCGGGACTTGGCCTGAAAATTCTGGAACCTTTACGATCCGATTCTTCAAGATATGTACAGGATAGTGTCGGCAATTGGCTGAATGATGCCAGTAAATCACAACCCGAGTTTGTAGTGGAAATATGTGATGAATGGCTGCGGGAAAGTCCGACAAAAGAAACACAATATATCATTAAAAAAGCCCTGCGAACCCTTAGAAAGTAA
- a CDS encoding winged helix-turn-helix transcriptional regulator, which produces METKERTEENKICPLEVAVNTISGKWKIPIVWQINEGKKRPSEFLRGIAKVDRRVLNQQLTEMVDDGIVTKQSFNELPPRVEYTLTELGEKLIEILWQLNDWGKLLIPEKEKTSAGH; this is translated from the coding sequence ATGGAAACAAAGGAAAGAACTGAAGAAAATAAAATCTGTCCGCTGGAAGTAGCAGTGAATACCATCAGTGGAAAATGGAAAATTCCAATCGTATGGCAGATCAATGAAGGCAAAAAACGTCCCAGTGAATTCCTTCGTGGCATTGCAAAAGTTGATCGAAGAGTTCTCAATCAGCAGCTGACTGAAATGGTAGACGATGGTATTGTAACGAAACAGTCTTTTAATGAACTTCCTCCACGGGTAGAGTATACATTGACGGAACTTGGTGAAAAATTGATAGAGATTCTCTGGCAATTGAATGACTGGGGAAAATTGTTGATTCCTGAGAAAGAGAAAACTTCTGCCGGTCATTAA
- a CDS encoding DUF4846 domain-containing protein has translation MKKIIIGITGFLILTGCTKEKLSDHLLAEPDQNEHLISENTSKIHKDKNTIRERFSPPEGYQWIEEKPGSFGYFIENFKLKPYGSQIVKYDGTPISTQHLHEAVFDIDTGNKDLQQCADAVIRMRAEYLYKMKKFNEIKFHFTSGDLLSWDDYKNGTRAFVSGNSVSFRKTAAFDDSYQSFRNYLDLIFNYAGTISLNKETKPVTRNSDLKTGDILITPGSPGHIVFISGVCENQKGERLFLLSEGFTPAQSVHLLSNPVNPYFTPWYDLDVNAAETKTARYFFKPTNFRSF, from the coding sequence ATGAAAAAAATCATCATCGGAATCACAGGATTCCTCATCCTTACAGGCTGTACAAAAGAAAAACTATCCGACCATTTGCTTGCCGAGCCGGATCAAAACGAGCATTTAATTTCAGAAAATACCTCAAAAATTCATAAGGATAAAAATACCATCCGGGAAAGATTTTCTCCTCCTGAAGGTTATCAATGGATTGAAGAAAAACCTGGTTCTTTCGGGTATTTTATTGAAAATTTCAAATTGAAACCTTATGGCAGCCAGATTGTAAAATATGACGGAACTCCTATTTCCACCCAGCATCTTCATGAAGCTGTTTTTGATATCGATACCGGAAATAAAGATTTACAGCAATGCGCAGATGCTGTCATCCGCATGCGGGCAGAATATCTGTATAAAATGAAAAAATTTAACGAAATTAAATTTCATTTTACAAGCGGTGATCTTCTTAGCTGGGACGATTATAAAAACGGAACAAGAGCTTTTGTAAGCGGAAATTCAGTCAGTTTCAGAAAAACAGCTGCTTTCGATGACTCTTACCAGAGTTTCAGAAATTATCTGGACCTGATTTTCAATTATGCCGGAACCATTTCATTAAACAAAGAGACAAAGCCGGTAACAAGAAATTCTGATCTGAAAACGGGAGATATTCTGATCACGCCAGGCAGTCCGGGACATATCGTTTTTATTTCCGGGGTCTGCGAAAATCAGAAAGGGGAAAGATTGTTTTTATTAAGTGAGGGATTTACGCCAGCCCAATCGGTCCACCTGCTTTCTAACCCGGTCAACCCCTATTTCACGCCTTGGTACGATCTTGACGTGAATGCTGCAGAAACAAAAACCGCACGATATTTTTTTAAACCTACAAACTTCAGAAGCTTTTAA
- the pfkA gene encoding 6-phosphofructokinase has translation MKESAVKKIAVLTSGGDSPGMNAALRAVVRTANYYNIECYGVREGYNGLINDDFLRMGARSVKNIINQGGTILKSARSAEFRTKEGRQKAYNNCVKLGIDGLVCIGGDGTFTGAKIFNEEFGIRVIGIPGTIDNDIFGTDNTIGYDTALNTAMEAIDKIRDTATSHNRVFFVEVMGRDAGFIALNSGLATGALDILIPEKKDSIDELFVKFRDAEKTGKSSSIVVVAEGEKLANVYELAEKTKKTFPDYDIRVAILGHMQRGGSPSCADRVLASRLGYGAVTGLMEGQTNVMAGMRSNDLTYTPIEEAIKKHNEINKDLLLISEILAI, from the coding sequence ATGAAAGAGAGTGCTGTAAAAAAGATTGCAGTTCTTACTTCAGGAGGTGACTCTCCGGGTATGAATGCGGCATTAAGAGCGGTAGTAAGAACCGCCAATTACTATAATATCGAATGTTACGGAGTAAGAGAAGGTTACAACGGCCTTATCAACGATGATTTCCTGAGAATGGGAGCCCGTTCCGTAAAAAATATAATCAACCAGGGTGGAACGATTCTAAAATCTGCCAGATCCGCTGAGTTCAGAACCAAAGAAGGCCGTCAGAAAGCTTACAACAACTGTGTAAAACTTGGAATAGACGGATTGGTGTGTATTGGAGGAGACGGAACTTTTACCGGAGCCAAAATCTTTAACGAAGAATTCGGAATCAGGGTAATCGGTATCCCGGGAACTATTGACAATGATATTTTCGGGACAGATAATACCATCGGGTATGATACTGCTTTGAATACCGCTATGGAAGCCATTGATAAAATCCGTGACACGGCTACTTCTCACAACAGAGTTTTCTTTGTGGAAGTGATGGGTCGTGATGCTGGTTTTATTGCTTTAAACAGCGGATTGGCAACAGGAGCTCTGGACATTTTAATTCCTGAGAAAAAAGATAGTATTGATGAACTTTTCGTGAAATTCAGAGATGCGGAAAAGACAGGAAAATCTTCCAGCATTGTAGTCGTAGCGGAAGGGGAAAAACTGGCCAACGTTTATGAACTTGCAGAAAAAACAAAAAAAACATTCCCTGATTATGACATTCGTGTAGCCATTTTGGGACATATGCAGAGAGGAGGATCTCCAAGCTGTGCAGACCGGGTTCTGGCAAGCAGACTGGGCTATGGAGCCGTAACAGGACTCATGGAAGGACAAACCAACGTAATGGCAGGAATGCGTTCTAATGATCTGACGTATACTCCAATTGAAGAAGCCATTAAAAAACATAACGAAATCAATAAGGACCTTTTACTGATTTCAGAAATCTTAGCAATCTAA
- the gap gene encoding type I glyceraldehyde-3-phosphate dehydrogenase: protein MSTIKVGINGFGRIGRLVFRAMTERDNIEVVGINDLINAEYMAYMLKYDSVHGIFPGEVSVEGNDLVVNGKKIRVTAEKDPSNLKWNEIGADYVVESTGLFLDKESAAKHITAGAKKVILSAPSKDDTPMFVMGVNHKELTDDIKILSNASCTTNCLAPLAKVIHDNFGIVEGLMTTVHATTATQKTVDGPSMKDWRGGRAALNNIIPSSTGAAKAVGKVIPSLNGKLTGMSFRVPTVDVSVVDLTVRIEKAASYEEICSVIKAASEGELKGILGYTEEAVVSQDFVGDKRTSIFDKDAGIMLSPNFVKLVSWYDNEMGYSNKLVDMLVHAASL from the coding sequence ATGTCAACAATCAAAGTAGGTATCAACGGTTTTGGTAGAATTGGACGTCTTGTTTTCAGAGCAATGACTGAAAGAGACAACATTGAAGTTGTAGGAATCAATGACCTAATCAATGCAGAATACATGGCTTACATGTTAAAATATGACTCTGTACACGGTATTTTCCCAGGTGAAGTTTCTGTAGAAGGAAATGATCTTGTAGTAAACGGGAAAAAAATCAGAGTAACTGCTGAAAAAGACCCTAGCAACCTAAAATGGAATGAAATTGGTGCAGATTACGTAGTAGAATCTACTGGTTTATTCTTAGATAAAGAAAGCGCTGCAAAACATATCACAGCAGGTGCAAAGAAAGTAATTCTTTCTGCTCCTTCTAAAGATGATACTCCAATGTTCGTAATGGGAGTAAACCACAAGGAACTTACAGATGATATCAAAATCTTATCCAATGCTTCTTGTACTACAAACTGTTTAGCTCCTTTAGCTAAAGTAATCCACGATAACTTCGGAATCGTAGAAGGTTTAATGACAACAGTACACGCTACAACAGCTACTCAGAAAACTGTTGACGGTCCTTCAATGAAAGACTGGAGAGGTGGTAGAGCTGCTCTGAACAACATCATCCCTTCTTCTACAGGTGCTGCTAAAGCGGTAGGAAAAGTAATCCCTTCATTAAACGGAAAATTAACAGGTATGTCTTTCAGAGTACCAACTGTGGACGTTTCTGTAGTAGACTTAACGGTAAGAATTGAAAAGGCTGCTTCTTATGAAGAAATCTGTTCAGTAATCAAAGCGGCTTCTGAAGGTGAATTGAAAGGGATCCTAGGATATACTGAAGAGGCAGTAGTATCTCAGGACTTCGTAGGAGATAAGAGAACTTCCATCTTCGACAAAGATGCTGGTATCATGCTTTCTCCTAACTTCGTGAAACTTGTTTCCTGGTATGACAACGAAATGGGTTACTCTAACAAGTTGGTAGATATGCTTGTACATGCTGCTTCTTTATAA
- a CDS encoding helix-turn-helix domain-containing protein codes for MKKKHLTHAKRPHPLIEVWNDYPEILQNNNRILPVPPIENIIGEIFAPGKFYYYVINFADSTIICNHNEDILAIHGLNKHPVHLKEIIDLIHPDDMEFVREAERMSIEKIKEIDGFDYQQELKTSYCFRMRTSKGNYELFHHQALHTYKDENGRLLQAVNIHTNIEHITHQNSYIILVSGINGRKDFHQMQWIDHDKVSKSIPATFTRREVEVINCIAKGYSTCEISDLLNISEETVRTHRKNILRKSDCRNSSELIKKTFEWGYL; via the coding sequence ATGAAGAAAAAACACCTGACTCATGCAAAAAGACCTCACCCCCTCATTGAAGTCTGGAATGATTATCCTGAAATTTTACAGAATAACAACAGAATACTCCCTGTTCCCCCCATTGAAAACATAATCGGAGAAATTTTTGCTCCGGGAAAATTCTATTATTATGTCATTAATTTCGCAGACAGTACTATTATCTGTAATCACAATGAAGATATTTTGGCAATCCATGGTCTCAATAAACACCCTGTACATCTGAAGGAAATTATAGACCTCATTCATCCTGATGACATGGAATTTGTAAGGGAAGCAGAAAGAATGTCTATAGAAAAAATAAAAGAAATTGATGGTTTTGATTATCAGCAGGAACTCAAAACCAGCTACTGTTTCAGGATGAGAACCTCAAAAGGTAATTATGAATTGTTCCATCACCAGGCTTTACACACGTATAAAGATGAAAACGGCAGACTTTTGCAGGCAGTTAATATCCATACCAATATTGAACATATCACACACCAAAATTCTTATATTATATTGGTTTCCGGAATCAACGGCCGGAAAGATTTTCACCAGATGCAGTGGATAGATCATGACAAAGTCTCTAAATCTATCCCTGCCACTTTCACCAGGAGAGAAGTTGAAGTCATTAACTGTATTGCAAAAGGATATTCAACATGTGAAATTTCAGATTTGCTGAATATTTCGGAAGAAACTGTTCGGACCCACAGAAAAAATATTCTAAGAAAATCAGACTGCAGAAACAGCTCGGAGCTGATCAAAAAAACCTTTGAATGGGGATATCTGTAG
- a CDS encoding oxygenase MpaB family protein: MNMIEPRFKDAPHFRNFWENGNGKQLIEFSGAEVSFEKFEKFAPYFHHVDETGDEVVKDVYFTKKFHEASREMEHYIRNGVSETDAVPESVKKMFGQTQKVPDWLDYNLLTSGAELCMRSNLDSLISLRDYCLIGGYDYAYLNKPLIVTEALKKGAVKRLSETLDFWVNATRYNALEVHAKGYEFAIKTRLIHSYARLSIKKHYKNWDTHNWGEPINSWDMMATYIGFSLVFLHSLQKLGNRFSAEEEQGIFHLWKYVGYLLGIPEQLLPDNKKQATEYFYLWTSVQPPSDQDSVLLAHSLLNESLENPILKYEFQRKNLKYLHVCCTWFLLDDEVCKRLQIPEVPYRNLFPKSKILFNRIYDQLVSRKARIQRGNKDQMKVLEDYLAITKQSNFH, from the coding sequence ATGAACATGATAGAACCGCGGTTTAAAGATGCACCCCACTTCAGGAATTTTTGGGAAAATGGCAACGGCAAACAACTTATTGAATTCTCCGGAGCTGAAGTGAGCTTTGAAAAATTTGAAAAATTTGCTCCCTATTTTCATCATGTAGATGAAACCGGTGATGAGGTGGTAAAAGATGTTTATTTCACTAAAAAATTTCATGAGGCTTCCAGAGAAATGGAGCACTACATCAGAAATGGTGTTTCTGAAACTGATGCTGTTCCTGAAAGTGTAAAAAAAATGTTTGGACAGACCCAGAAAGTTCCTGATTGGCTGGATTATAACCTTCTTACAAGCGGTGCTGAACTTTGTATGAGAAGCAACCTCGATTCTTTGATTTCCCTGAGAGATTATTGCCTGATCGGCGGTTATGATTATGCTTACCTCAACAAACCGCTCATTGTGACAGAAGCACTGAAAAAAGGAGCCGTGAAGCGTCTTTCAGAAACCCTGGACTTTTGGGTAAATGCTACCCGCTACAACGCGCTTGAAGTGCATGCTAAAGGCTATGAATTTGCCATAAAAACCCGCTTGATTCACTCTTATGCCAGACTTTCCATAAAAAAACATTATAAAAACTGGGACACCCACAACTGGGGAGAGCCTATTAATTCATGGGATATGATGGCTACCTATATCGGATTCAGCCTGGTCTTTCTTCACAGTCTTCAGAAACTCGGAAATCGGTTTTCTGCCGAAGAGGAACAGGGAATTTTTCATCTTTGGAAATATGTAGGGTATCTTTTGGGAATTCCGGAGCAGCTTCTTCCTGACAATAAAAAACAGGCAACGGAATATTTTTATTTATGGACTTCGGTTCAGCCGCCTTCAGATCAGGATTCTGTTCTTCTGGCCCATTCTCTTCTGAATGAATCGCTGGAAAATCCTATTTTAAAATATGAGTTTCAGAGAAAAAATCTTAAATATTTACACGTCTGCTGTACCTGGTTTCTTTTGGATGATGAAGTCTGTAAAAGATTACAGATTCCGGAAGTTCCTTACAGAAATCTGTTCCCAAAATCGAAAATACTTTTCAACAGAATCTATGATCAGCTTGTCAGTCGGAAAGCCAGAATACAAAGGGGAAATAAAGACCAGATGAAAGTTCTGGAAGACTACCTTGCGATCACCAAACAATCAAATTTTCATTAA
- the recA gene encoding recombinase RecA, giving the protein MSNIDDKKKALALVLDKLDKTYGKGTVMTLGDESIDNTIEVIPSGSLGLDIALGIGGYPKGRIIEIYGPESSGKTTLTLHAIAEAQKAGGIAAFIDAEHAFDRTYAAKLGIDLENLIISQPDNGEQALEIADNLIRSGAIDIVVIDSVAALTPKAEIEGEMGDSKMGLHARLMSQALRKLTATISRTKCTVIFINQLREKIGVMFGNPETTTGGNALKFYASVRIDIRKASAPIKQGDEAIGSRVKVKIVKNKVAPPFKQAEFDIMYGEGVSKVGEILDTAVDMGIVKKSGSWFSYEETKLGQGRDAVKDVLKDNPDLSEELENKIKEEMKNK; this is encoded by the coding sequence ATGAGTAACATTGATGATAAGAAAAAAGCACTCGCTTTAGTGCTTGACAAGCTAGATAAAACATATGGTAAGGGAACGGTAATGACTTTAGGTGATGAATCTATAGACAATACAATAGAAGTGATTCCTTCCGGTTCTTTAGGTTTAGATATTGCTTTAGGAATAGGCGGATATCCAAAAGGAAGAATCATTGAAATATATGGTCCTGAATCTTCAGGTAAAACAACCTTGACCCTTCATGCTATCGCTGAAGCTCAAAAAGCAGGAGGTATTGCTGCATTCATTGATGCAGAGCACGCTTTCGACAGAACATATGCTGCAAAATTAGGAATTGATCTTGAAAACCTGATCATTTCTCAGCCGGACAACGGTGAGCAGGCTTTAGAAATTGCGGATAACTTAATCCGTTCAGGAGCTATTGATATTGTTGTCATTGACTCTGTAGCCGCTCTTACCCCAAAAGCAGAGATTGAAGGAGAAATGGGAGATTCAAAAATGGGTCTTCACGCAAGATTAATGTCTCAGGCATTAAGAAAACTGACTGCCACGATTTCAAGAACGAAGTGTACCGTAATCTTCATCAACCAGTTGAGAGAAAAAATTGGAGTGATGTTCGGTAACCCTGAAACAACTACCGGAGGTAATGCCCTTAAATTCTATGCTTCTGTAAGAATTGATATCAGAAAAGCAAGTGCACCTATCAAACAAGGTGATGAAGCAATCGGTAGCCGTGTGAAAGTGAAGATTGTGAAAAACAAAGTAGCTCCTCCTTTCAAACAGGCAGAATTTGATATCATGTACGGAGAAGGAGTTTCTAAAGTAGGAGAAATTCTTGATACTGCTGTAGATATGGGAATTGTGAAGAAGAGCGGATCATGGTTCAGCTATGAAGAAACCAAGCTGGGTCAGGGACGTGATGCTGTAAAAGATGTTTTGAAAGATAATCCTGATCTTTCCGAAGAATTGGAAAACAAGATCAAAGAAGAAATGAAAAACAAATAA
- a CDS encoding alpha/beta hydrolase family protein: MKLKCTVFILLIMTCFVYAQKKPLDHSVYDSWQNIGSRKISNDGKWIAYSVDAQEGNPDLFLYSVKNKTSKKFPRAIKLNFTNDSRFAVFQIRPQYKDIKAVKDKKLKQNKLTKDSLAIVDFLHDTTEKIPNVKGFKTPEKAGSYVAYLLENTKDKSSDDDSDKDDGEEKKDEEKNAKPLQLVVRNLLDGKSTTYDNVVRYEFSKNGKQLVFVTKKPEEKISKDKKEKKDSLHNTSEEKKVTDKSKPKKYPLQTVQVVDLQKGTVSKISEMEGDFSQLAFDEEGNQLAYVGTSSAQNDLVKLYQLYYFNFKGNKKEIVTNENTQMKKNWVISENRLPLFSKNGKQLYFGVAPKPVAKDTAMIANDHAVVDIWNYRDDYLQTVQLKELKNDLKKSYAAVMQTEKPDFFRNIDGEDLDTLRLVNEGNAEFALGITSINNRISSQWEGATKKTYFLIDNRTGERTEVIRNLDGAVAVSPLGNFVVIFDREKGKWLSYNVKTKQTLPLNTGLPVSFVDEEFDMPDFPSSYGIASWTDKDESVIIRDRYDLWEFFLNGSKKPRNITNGFGRKNKITFDTYDLDKDIKSLNRKAAIYLSAFDNTTKANGIFRTSIHSNSDPVKIQMENVWGYRTLQKAKNAEEYILVKESYTDSPNIFAASDFSEQQKLSNTNPQQSQYNWGTDELVNWTTPKGNTSTGILYKPEDFNPNKKYPMIVYFYEKLSDNLNRYVAPAPTPSRLNISYFVSNGYLVFTPDISYTDGFPGESAMEYINSGVEKLKQNPWVDGSKIGIQGQSWGGYQVAYLIAHTNMYAAAWSGAPVVNMTSAYGGIRWTSGMNRQFQYEKSQSRLGKNLWEAPDLYIKNSPLFTINQVKTPVVIMSNDKDGAVPWYQGIEMFTALRRLGKPVWLLNYNGDDHNLMKRQNRKDIQIREQQFFDYYLKGAKAPVWMTKGIPATQKGKDWGFELTDEKPN, encoded by the coding sequence ATGAAGTTGAAATGTACAGTTTTTATTCTGCTCATCATGACCTGTTTTGTGTATGCGCAGAAAAAGCCTTTAGACCATTCTGTTTATGACAGTTGGCAAAATATAGGTTCGAGAAAAATTTCCAATGATGGAAAGTGGATCGCCTATTCCGTGGATGCCCAGGAGGGAAACCCAGACCTTTTTTTATATTCGGTAAAAAATAAAACCTCAAAGAAATTTCCAAGAGCTATAAAGTTGAATTTTACCAATGATTCAAGATTTGCTGTTTTTCAGATCCGCCCGCAGTATAAAGACATCAAAGCGGTAAAAGATAAAAAGCTCAAACAAAATAAATTAACAAAAGACAGTCTTGCTATTGTTGATTTCCTGCATGATACAACAGAGAAAATCCCGAATGTAAAAGGGTTTAAAACACCTGAGAAAGCAGGTTCTTATGTCGCCTATCTTTTGGAGAATACAAAGGATAAATCTTCGGATGACGACTCCGATAAAGATGATGGAGAGGAAAAGAAGGATGAGGAAAAAAATGCTAAACCATTACAGTTGGTGGTACGAAATCTTTTGGACGGAAAAAGTACAACATATGATAATGTAGTGCGTTATGAGTTCAGTAAAAACGGAAAGCAGCTGGTTTTTGTGACCAAGAAACCGGAGGAAAAGATCAGCAAGGATAAAAAGGAAAAGAAAGATTCATTACATAATACATCCGAAGAGAAAAAAGTTACTGACAAATCAAAACCGAAGAAGTATCCTCTTCAAACGGTACAGGTAGTAGATCTGCAAAAAGGAACTGTCAGTAAAATTTCTGAAATGGAAGGCGATTTTTCACAATTGGCTTTCGACGAAGAAGGAAATCAGCTGGCTTATGTAGGAACTTCTTCTGCACAAAATGATCTGGTGAAATTGTATCAGCTGTATTACTTTAATTTTAAAGGAAACAAAAAAGAAATTGTTACCAATGAAAATACCCAGATGAAAAAAAACTGGGTGATTTCTGAAAACCGCTTACCCTTATTCAGTAAAAACGGAAAACAGCTGTATTTCGGTGTTGCCCCAAAACCTGTTGCAAAAGATACTGCAATGATTGCAAATGACCATGCTGTAGTTGATATCTGGAATTACAGAGATGATTATCTTCAAACGGTACAGCTAAAAGAACTGAAAAATGACCTGAAAAAATCTTATGCCGCAGTAATGCAGACCGAAAAGCCGGATTTCTTCAGAAACATTGATGGAGAAGATCTGGATACGTTAAGATTGGTTAATGAAGGGAATGCAGAGTTTGCATTGGGTATTACAAGTATCAATAACCGTATTTCTTCACAGTGGGAAGGGGCTACGAAGAAAACGTATTTCCTGATTGATAACAGAACAGGAGAGCGAACAGAAGTTATTAGAAACCTGGATGGCGCAGTTGCCGTATCCCCACTCGGAAATTTTGTTGTGATTTTTGACAGAGAAAAAGGAAAATGGTTGAGCTATAACGTTAAAACCAAACAAACTCTTCCATTAAATACAGGCTTGCCTGTTTCCTTCGTTGATGAGGAATTTGATATGCCGGATTTCCCAAGCTCTTACGGTATTGCATCATGGACGGATAAAGATGAATCTGTCATTATCAGGGATCGTTACGATCTTTGGGAATTTTTCCTGAATGGTTCAAAAAAGCCGAGAAATATTACTAATGGATTCGGGCGTAAGAATAAAATAACATTTGATACTTACGATTTAGATAAAGATATTAAAAGCTTAAACAGAAAAGCTGCCATTTACCTCTCAGCATTTGATAATACAACCAAGGCGAACGGGATTTTCAGAACGTCTATACATTCAAATTCTGATCCTGTAAAAATCCAGATGGAAAATGTATGGGGATACAGAACTCTTCAGAAAGCAAAAAATGCTGAAGAATATATTTTAGTAAAAGAATCATACACAGATTCTCCCAATATCTTTGCGGCATCAGATTTCTCAGAACAGCAAAAGCTGAGCAATACCAATCCACAGCAAAGTCAATATAACTGGGGAACAGATGAATTGGTAAACTGGACCACACCAAAAGGAAATACCTCCACAGGAATTTTATACAAGCCGGAAGATTTCAATCCGAATAAAAAATATCCTATGATTGTCTATTTCTATGAAAAACTTTCTGATAACCTAAACCGTTACGTAGCACCGGCTCCAACGCCTTCAAGATTAAATATTTCTTATTTCGTGAGTAACGGATATCTGGTTTTTACCCCTGATATTTCTTATACAGATGGTTTTCCCGGGGAATCTGCAATGGAATACATCAATTCCGGAGTTGAAAAGTTAAAGCAGAATCCATGGGTAGACGGATCTAAAATTGGGATTCAAGGACAAAGCTGGGGAGGATATCAGGTAGCCTATCTTATCGCTCATACCAATATGTACGCAGCTGCATGGAGTGGAGCCCCTGTGGTGAATATGACTTCCGCATACGGAGGTATCCGTTGGACTTCAGGAATGAACAGACAGTTTCAGTATGAGAAATCGCAGAGCAGATTAGGAAAAAACCTTTGGGAAGCTCCGGATCTTTATATCAAAAACTCACCGTTATTTACCATTAATCAGGTAAAAACTCCGGTAGTGATTATGAGTAACGATAAAGATGGGGCTGTGCCTTGGTACCAGGGAATCGAAATGTTTACCGCATTACGCCGTCTAGGAAAACCCGTATGGCTTCTGAACTACAATGGCGATGATCACAACCTTATGAAACGCCAGAACAGAAAAGATATTCAGATCCGCGAACAGCAGTTTTTTGACTATTATCTTAAAGGAGCTAAAGCTCCTGTCTGGATGACGAAAGGTATTCCAGCCACCCAAAAAGGAAAAGATTGGGGCTTTGAGCTGACAGATGAGAAGCCTAATTAA